The Clarias gariepinus isolate MV-2021 ecotype Netherlands chromosome 7, CGAR_prim_01v2, whole genome shotgun sequence genome includes a window with the following:
- the LOC128528108 gene encoding uncharacterized protein LOC128528108, with protein MGSMRRQRNVIFYQREIAFLGYRIGPQGVEMEAAKVKAVQQWPEPKSVKALQSFLGFANFYRRFIRGFSTVAAPLTSLLKGKPQPLHEFPLEACAAFQLLKLAFTSAPIVKLLDPEKPFLVEVDASEVGLGAVLSQR; from the coding sequence ATGGGCTCTATGCGAAGGCAGAGAAATGTGATTTTTTATCAAAGGGAGATTGCATTCCTGGGCTATCGCATAGGACCACAGGGGGTCGAGATGGAGGCGGCCAAGGTCAAGGCGGTGCAACAATGGCCGGAACCCAAGTCAGTTAAGGCGCTACAGAGTTTTCTTGGGTTCGCTAACTTCTACCGGCGATTTATTCGGGGCTTTAGCACAGTGGCAGCGCCGCTCACGAGCTTGTTAAAGGGGAAACCACAGCCGCTGCACGAGTTCCCACTGGAGGCATGCGCAGCCTTTCAGCTTCTCAAACTAGCTTTCACTTCTGCGCCTATCGTAAAACTACTCGACCCAGAGAAGCCCTTCTTAGTTGAGGTCGATGCGTCGGAGGTGGGACTGGGAGCGGTGCTGTCACAACGCTAG